A genomic segment from Thermostichus lividus PCC 6715 encodes:
- a CDS encoding heavy-metal-associated domain-containing protein translates to MELKLYVPDMACSACRDTITAAIQAIDPAVTVRADLETKWLQIETTAPEPRVRQVIQRAGYTIKEV, encoded by the coding sequence ATGGAACTCAAACTCTACGTCCCTGATATGGCCTGTAGCGCCTGTCGTGACACCATTACCGCTGCTATTCAGGCCATTGATCCGGCGGTCACCGTGCGTGCCGATTTGGAAACAAAATGGCTCCAGATTGAGACCACTGCGCCCGAGCCAAGGGTTCGGCAGGTCATCCAGCGGGCAGGCTATACCATCAAGGAGGTGTAA
- a CDS encoding protein adenylyltransferase SelO, translating to MPLHAFQTLAYEPAFLSLGAEYWDEVQAASFPEHWLRFRNDDLLPLMGLNPASVTNSDFIAAFGQFQGREPLLAMRYHGYQFGEYNPRLGDGRGFLYGQFRGVDGYLYDLGTKGSGTTPYSRGGDGRLTLKGGVREVLASELLHRLGVPTFRSLSLIETGESLWRGDEPSPTRSSVLVRLGRSHIRFGTFERLHYLKRPDLIRQLLDHVIDYYYPHLGEISDPKERYGQFYRELVAATADLAATWLAAGFCHGVLNTDNMAITGESFDYGPYRFLERYDLGFTAAYFDYYGRYAYGNQPAICVWNLEKLQAPLSFVMPLEAMQAALQSFGDRCRHTYLKQMLRRLGWQTLPVERGSLLVEQTQEFLSRSTISYPQFFVSLRQEFSAQWVVDAGHIFRESPTLSSADQTLLGPWKATYVQLLQEATPEERNAIPATLAAANPLVILTQPRIETIWQAIDTENDWALFNATLAAMKA from the coding sequence ATGCCCCTCCACGCCTTTCAAACCCTTGCCTACGAGCCTGCCTTTCTCTCCCTTGGGGCTGAGTATTGGGACGAAGTCCAAGCAGCGAGTTTTCCGGAGCACTGGCTGCGGTTTCGCAATGATGATCTGCTGCCTTTGATGGGGTTAAATCCTGCCAGCGTTACGAATAGTGACTTCATTGCAGCCTTTGGCCAGTTTCAGGGACGAGAGCCATTGTTGGCCATGCGCTACCACGGCTACCAATTTGGGGAGTACAACCCCCGCTTAGGCGATGGGCGAGGGTTTCTCTACGGCCAATTTCGCGGTGTCGATGGTTACCTGTACGATCTAGGAACCAAAGGATCGGGCACAACCCCCTATTCTCGAGGAGGGGATGGGCGGCTGACCCTCAAAGGAGGCGTGCGCGAGGTACTGGCCAGTGAACTACTCCATCGGCTGGGGGTGCCCACATTTCGCAGTCTCAGCCTCATTGAAACGGGGGAGTCCCTGTGGCGGGGAGATGAGCCATCGCCAACCCGCTCTAGTGTTTTGGTACGCTTGGGTCGCTCCCATATTCGCTTTGGCACCTTTGAACGCCTGCACTACTTGAAGCGACCAGACTTAATTCGCCAGTTACTAGATCATGTTATTGACTACTACTATCCCCATCTGGGGGAGATCTCTGATCCTAAAGAGCGGTATGGCCAATTCTATCGGGAACTCGTGGCAGCCACGGCGGACTTGGCGGCAACATGGCTGGCAGCGGGGTTTTGCCATGGCGTACTCAACACCGACAACATGGCCATTACCGGCGAGAGTTTTGACTATGGCCCCTACAGGTTTTTAGAGCGCTACGATCTGGGCTTTACGGCGGCCTATTTTGATTACTACGGTCGCTATGCCTACGGCAATCAGCCGGCTATTTGTGTTTGGAATTTAGAAAAGCTGCAAGCCCCCCTGTCGTTTGTGATGCCCCTTGAGGCCATGCAAGCAGCTCTGCAATCCTTTGGCGATCGCTGCCGCCACACCTACCTCAAACAAATGCTGCGCCGTCTCGGCTGGCAGACGCTACCCGTGGAGCGCGGCTCCCTGCTAGTGGAGCAGACGCAAGAGTTTCTCAGCCGTAGCACCATCAGCTATCCACAGTTTTTTGTCAGCCTGCGGCAGGAGTTTTCAGCGCAGTGGGTTGTGGATGCTGGGCATATTTTCCGGGAGAGTCCGACCCTGTCTAGCGCTGATCAGACCCTACTGGGGCCATGGAAGGCGACGTACGTGCAACTGTTACAGGAGGCTACGCCAGAAGAGCGCAACGCCATCCCCGCCACCCTAGCGGCAGCCAATCCTCTCGTGATCCTGACGCAACCTCGCATTGAGACCATTTGGCAGGCTATTGACACCGAGAACGATTGGGCGTTGTTCAACGCTACCTTGGCAGCAATGAAGGCATGA
- a CDS encoding lipid-A-disaccharide synthase-related protein, whose amino-acid sequence MSASRRRLLCVSNGHGEDAIATAILQPLQQGCPEMEMTALPLVGEGLAYQRCGIPLLQTGKTLPSGGFIYMDWRQLWQDLRAGLVSLLGQQFSALQQWSKDGGHVLAVGDVVPLLFAYLSGCPYSFVGTAKSDYYLDGAAWWGAGWAGSDYLPWEQWLLRSRRCWGVFPRDSRTAQGLQRLGIAANDCGNPMLDLVMPPPEPSPFHPKTIVLLPGSRAPEAYRNWQLILNSLIPYADEAIVLLAAISPGLEIGVFEESLGQWQGMPSPLAAAQARQYGHLQLILSQHHFREFLHWADGGIALAGTATEQAVGLGKPVITFAGQGPQFTRAFARRQQQLLGSSLYYLEDPRDAMPTLYRIWQDATQRQQAYNNGVERMGRAGAGARIAHALLQRLSAV is encoded by the coding sequence ATGAGTGCGTCCCGCCGACGACTGTTGTGTGTGAGTAATGGCCACGGCGAAGATGCGATCGCCACCGCTATTTTGCAACCGTTGCAACAAGGTTGCCCCGAGATGGAGATGACGGCACTCCCCTTAGTGGGCGAAGGTCTGGCGTACCAACGCTGCGGCATTCCACTCCTGCAAACGGGCAAAACTCTGCCCTCCGGTGGGTTTATCTACATGGATTGGCGGCAACTGTGGCAGGATCTGCGGGCGGGTTTGGTCTCCCTTTTAGGCCAGCAATTCAGTGCCCTGCAACAATGGTCTAAGGACGGGGGGCATGTCTTAGCTGTAGGCGATGTGGTGCCGCTGCTCTTTGCCTACCTCAGCGGCTGTCCCTACAGCTTTGTGGGCACAGCGAAATCAGACTATTACCTTGACGGTGCCGCTTGGTGGGGCGCAGGCTGGGCGGGCAGTGATTACTTGCCTTGGGAGCAGTGGCTGTTGCGATCGCGGCGCTGCTGGGGAGTCTTTCCGCGAGATTCGCGTACTGCTCAGGGGTTGCAGCGCTTAGGTATTGCCGCCAATGATTGTGGTAACCCCATGCTGGACTTGGTGATGCCACCTCCGGAGCCGTCCCCCTTTCACCCCAAGACCATTGTGCTATTGCCCGGCTCCCGCGCCCCTGAAGCCTACCGCAACTGGCAACTAATTCTCAATAGTCTCATCCCCTATGCCGATGAGGCGATCGTGCTTCTAGCGGCCATCAGTCCCGGTTTAGAGATTGGCGTTTTTGAGGAGAGCCTTGGCCAGTGGCAGGGGATGCCCAGTCCGTTAGCAGCTGCCCAAGCACGGCAGTATGGCCACCTACAACTGATACTGAGCCAGCACCACTTTCGGGAGTTTTTGCACTGGGCCGATGGTGGCATTGCCCTAGCCGGAACAGCCACAGAGCAAGCCGTGGGCTTAGGAAAGCCCGTGATCACCTTTGCGGGGCAGGGGCCTCAATTTACCCGCGCCTTTGCCCGCCGTCAGCAGCAATTACTTGGCTCCTCCCTTTATTACCTTGAGGATCCGCGTGATGCGATGCCTACCCTCTACCGAATCTGGCAAGATGCGACCCAACGTCAACAGGCTTACAACAATGGCGTAGAGCGCATGGGCAGGGCGGGTGCTGGTGCGCGAATTGCCCATGCCCTTCTCCAGCGACTCAGCGCAGTTTAA